A DNA window from Deltaproteobacteria bacterium contains the following coding sequences:
- a CDS encoding type II toxin-antitoxin system VapC family toxin, producing MRAVIDTCFYTFCDHYAQNGVEILTSFEEFYFPSIVYGELFYGFSYGERCHRNISHLNDFLGHYNIKVIEVDIETAKIYGEIYSDLRKIGKPIPTNDIWIAACTLKVNGTLLTCDKHFKLVKGLKFKNP from the coding sequence ATGAGAGCTGTGATTGATACGTGTTTCTATACTTTTTGTGATCATTATGCTCAAAATGGAGTTGAAATTCTGACCTCATTTGAAGAGTTTTATTTTCCCTCCATTGTATACGGCGAACTTTTTTATGGTTTTTCTTATGGTGAACGTTGTCATAGGAACATTTCTCATCTGAACGATTTTTTGGGTCATTATAATATAAAAGTAATAGAAGTGGATATTGAAACTGCGAAGATTTATGGAGAGATTTATTCTGATCTTCGTAAAATCGGTAAACCCATTCCCACTAACGATATCTGGATTGCAGCCTGTACCCTGAAAGTAAATGGAACTCTGCTGACCTGCGATAAGCATTTTAAATTGGTAAAAGGATTGAAGTTTAAGAATCCATAA
- a CDS encoding response regulator, with protein sequence MTTKKIKVLIIDDDMDLLHLLTKKLHKNDVECMSATLPGEGLKKAQEYNPDLVLLDLNLPKMSGFGFLREFKRHSQLSNIPVVVLTSIADEDVSQEALNLGAATYLTKACSDQELLSAINKHTPSHPYWAQKST encoded by the coding sequence ATGACCACAAAAAAAATAAAAGTTCTGATCATCGACGACGATATGGATTTACTTCATCTTCTCACAAAAAAACTGCATAAGAACGATGTTGAATGTATGTCTGCCACCCTGCCAGGGGAGGGCTTAAAGAAAGCCCAGGAATATAACCCCGACTTAGTTCTGTTAGATTTGAATTTACCAAAAATGAGCGGCTTTGGATTTCTAAGAGAATTCAAACGTCATTCCCAATTGTCTAATATCCCTGTAGTGGTTCTCACCTCAATCGCTGATGAAGATGTTTCTCAAGAGGCCCTCAACCTGGGAGCAGCCACTTACCTGACCAAAGCTTGCAGCGACCAGGAATTGCTTTCGGCAATCAATAAACATACCCCTTCCCATCCTTACTGGGCCCAAAAAAGCACTTAG
- a CDS encoding response regulator translates to MKDQITKKNVLLIAEDDDDHYFLIQNAFQGAKLEAKLCRVTNGVDLLQYLHHEGVFQDKKKYPLPSMIILDLNLPKKDGRAVLKEIGTFPDLKGIPITVLTTSINEEDRNNSYKLGAKFFIKKPVLFKEYVELIKMLEVFWASSPAEN, encoded by the coding sequence ATGAAAGATCAGATTACAAAAAAAAATGTTCTGCTTATAGCAGAAGACGATGATGACCATTATTTTCTGATTCAGAATGCCTTTCAAGGAGCAAAATTAGAAGCAAAGTTGTGTCGTGTCACCAATGGAGTGGACCTTCTCCAATATCTTCATCATGAAGGCGTTTTCCAGGATAAAAAAAAATATCCGCTTCCCTCGATGATTATTCTGGATTTAAATTTACCTAAAAAAGATGGTCGAGCCGTTTTAAAAGAAATTGGGACTTTTCCCGATTTGAAAGGTATTCCAATCACTGTTCTCACTACGTCCATTAATGAAGAGGACAGAAATAATTCTTATAAGTTAGGCGCTAAATTTTTTATCAAAAAACCTGTTTTGTTTAAAGAATATGTAGAACTCATAAAGATGTTGGAAGTTTTTTGGGCCAGTTCTCCTGCGGAAAATTAG
- a CDS encoding acyl-CoA dehydrogenase family protein yields the protein MTHLSPFSSEHELFRKTVRDFAEKELLPHKEEWEKACTFPREIFARAAELGILGVCFPEESGGSGGDYWFKVVFCEEIIRCKMAGLAMDLMVQADIATPILSVLGTEEQKKLFLIPALQGQKIAALGITEPGCGSDVANIQTRAIKEGSDLIINGAKMYITNGSRADFITLAVRTGAAGYKGISLVTFPTDTLGFSVGKKLEKMGNHSSDTALLYFENCRIPQRYILGQENMGFAYIMKNFQGERLVAAVTCVASAQLILEDSIRYAKERAAFGKRVIDFQVWQHKFAEHATALEAARRLVYHAVTLFNAGVECSKEVSMAKLFACDLAQKVAYDCLQAHGGAGYMEEYDLSRYTRDIRLMTIGGGSSEIMKEIIAKKMGL from the coding sequence ATGACCCATCTCTCTCCTTTTAGCTCCGAACATGAACTTTTTCGAAAAACCGTGCGTGATTTTGCAGAGAAAGAGCTGCTTCCCCACAAAGAAGAATGGGAGAAAGCCTGTACTTTCCCCCGCGAAATTTTTGCCAGGGCGGCGGAACTTGGCATATTGGGGGTTTGTTTTCCAGAAGAGTCTGGAGGGAGTGGGGGGGATTATTGGTTCAAAGTGGTTTTTTGCGAAGAGATTATTCGCTGTAAAATGGCGGGGCTTGCGATGGATTTGATGGTGCAGGCGGATATTGCCACGCCTATCCTTAGTGTGTTGGGAACTGAAGAGCAGAAGAAACTTTTTCTAATACCAGCTCTTCAGGGGCAAAAAATTGCGGCCTTGGGAATTACCGAACCAGGTTGTGGATCAGACGTGGCGAATATTCAAACCCGAGCTATAAAAGAAGGCAGTGATCTCATTATCAATGGCGCCAAGATGTACATCACCAACGGGAGTCGTGCTGATTTTATTACACTTGCCGTAAGGACGGGGGCTGCAGGTTATAAGGGAATTAGTTTGGTAACTTTCCCCACGGATACCCTGGGTTTTTCGGTGGGTAAAAAACTCGAAAAAATGGGGAATCATTCTTCAGACACTGCCTTACTCTATTTTGAGAATTGCCGAATTCCTCAGCGTTACATTTTGGGGCAAGAAAATATGGGTTTTGCTTACATTATGAAAAATTTTCAAGGAGAACGCCTGGTGGCGGCTGTTACCTGTGTGGCCAGCGCCCAGCTGATCCTCGAAGACAGCATTCGTTATGCAAAGGAAAGAGCAGCCTTTGGTAAGAGAGTGATTGATTTTCAGGTATGGCAACATAAATTTGCTGAACATGCCACTGCCCTCGAAGCCGCAAGGCGACTCGTTTATCACGCGGTGACACTTTTTAATGCAGGGGTAGAATGTAGCAAAGAGGTTTCTATGGCAAAACTTTTTGCCTGCGATTTAGCCCAAAAAGTGGCTTATGATTGTCTGCAAGCCCATGGGGGTGCGGGTTACATGGAAGAATATGATTTGTCGCGTTACACTCGGGATATCCGTTTGATGACGATAGGTGGGGGAAGTTCGGAAATCATGAAAGAAATTATTGCAAAGAAGATGGGGTTGTAA
- a CDS encoding PAS domain S-box protein, with protein sequence MFEFIKKIISSKNSLLRGKKLENGLLESWKRQGLLIEHVQDYAIFMLDSKGFVVTWNPGAERIMGYAEQEIVGQHFSCFYTQEDQGKAKPAQEIQFAALKGRVEEEGWRKRKDGTLFWASTVITAIYDQEKTLLGFAKVTRDLTERKKNEEELKRVHSELEKNVEKRTLELSKTNQELKKEIAERKRAEAALKLKTEELERSNKELEQFAYIASHDLQEPLYIIGGFADSIREQGAQNLDEESLFLLGRIQKASHRMSQLITDLLQYAKVNVQKDSFERVDLNLLIQEILVELDLKIKESRAMIQVNPLPQVYANKLQMRQLFQNLIMNAIKYRKKDVPLELIISVHPSERCFVEIRLQDNGIGFEPEYSSKILEPFQRLHSRGEYEGSGLGLAICQKIISRHGGKIEAKSVPEQGAIFSVTLPCKREECGGMTNKIL encoded by the coding sequence ATGTTTGAATTTATTAAAAAAATAATCTCTTCGAAAAATTCCCTCCTCCGTGGAAAAAAATTAGAAAATGGGTTGTTGGAGAGTTGGAAACGGCAAGGTTTATTGATTGAGCATGTTCAGGATTACGCGATTTTCATGCTCGATTCCAAAGGCTTTGTTGTAACCTGGAATCCTGGAGCGGAGCGGATTATGGGTTATGCTGAGCAAGAGATTGTAGGGCAACATTTTTCATGTTTTTATACTCAGGAAGATCAAGGTAAGGCCAAGCCTGCACAAGAAATTCAATTTGCTGCCTTGAAAGGAAGAGTAGAAGAAGAGGGTTGGAGAAAACGCAAGGATGGAACCTTGTTTTGGGCAAGCACGGTTATTACTGCCATCTACGATCAAGAGAAAACACTCCTTGGTTTTGCAAAGGTGACGCGAGACTTAACAGAACGTAAAAAAAATGAAGAAGAGCTTAAAAGAGTCCATTCAGAGCTGGAGAAGAACGTAGAAAAAAGGACTTTGGAGCTATCAAAGACCAATCAGGAATTAAAAAAAGAAATTGCTGAACGAAAAAGAGCGGAGGCGGCTTTAAAGCTAAAAACGGAAGAATTGGAACGTTCTAATAAAGAGCTGGAACAATTCGCTTACATCGCTTCCCATGATCTACAAGAACCGCTCTATATTATCGGAGGATTTGCAGATAGCATTAGAGAACAAGGGGCTCAAAATCTGGATGAAGAATCCTTGTTTTTGTTGGGTCGCATTCAGAAGGCCTCTCATCGAATGAGTCAGCTCATTACAGACCTTCTTCAATATGCAAAAGTGAATGTCCAAAAAGACTCTTTCGAAAGGGTGGATCTAAATCTCCTGATTCAGGAGATATTGGTGGAGCTCGATTTGAAAATCAAAGAATCCAGGGCCATGATACAGGTTAATCCACTTCCCCAAGTGTATGCGAATAAACTCCAAATGAGGCAATTGTTTCAAAATCTGATTATGAATGCCATTAAATACAGGAAGAAGGATGTTCCCTTGGAGCTTATAATCAGCGTACACCCCTCAGAAAGATGCTTTGTTGAAATTCGCCTGCAAGACAATGGTATTGGTTTTGAACCAGAATATTCCAGTAAAATTTTAGAACCCTTTCAGCGATTACACAGCCGGGGAGAGTACGAAGGGAGTGGTTTGGGGTTGGCGATTTGCCAAAAAATCATTTCCCGTCATGGCGGGAAAATTGAGGCAAAAAGTGTCCCCGAACAAGGGGCTATTTTCTCAGTGACTTTGCCTTGTAAAAGAGAGGAGTGTGGAGGTATGACAAACAAGATTTTATGA